GATATGCCGATTTTCTAAAGAATCAGATAAAGGGGTAATTAAATTATTAACAATATCTAAATGAGATAATTGATAGTTTAAATTGATAAAACCATACCCCTTAATTTTTCCATTTTCAATAAGAATAATACTTTTTTCATCAACGAATCGTCCTTTATCAATGAGCGCCATCGTTTGGTTTGTAAATCCGTATTTTTCAATTACCGAATAAGCCCTAGTATTATAGCTTTCAGCAGGTTCCAAATTCATACACGCTCCTTTGCATTTACCTATCGAAGCATTATAACACCCTTCTTTAGCTTGTGAAATAGAAGTCAATTTGGGGCACAGCTCAAATTCTTCGGTAATCTTATACAGAAAATTTTGAGCTTGAAACAGATTGTCAAAAGTAGTAATAAACTCATATTGTGCACGTAACATATCCACCGAAAAACAAAGATAATCATTAGCATTACGGAAAGCCCTAAGTACGTATTGCAAGGCTTTAGTTGTTTTTTTACGGTTGTATTTCGGCTTGATTTTAGCAACCTCCTGAGCGTGTTTTAACCTAGCAATCAGCTCAGTACCTGTTTCCTCATAGGTAATGGTGTGTACGTTTTTTTGGAGCAATACATCTCGTTTGGCAGAAGAAGTAAAATGCTGATTTACCCTTCTTTTAATATTTTTATCTTTGCCCACATAAACAATACTTCCGCTTTTGTTATGCACATAATAAACCCCTACACGCTCAGGCAATTCTTCCACAATTTTTATTAAACGAATAGGTAGTTCGTCATTTTTTAAATTTTTCACCCATTGTGTAATGATATTTTTTCCACTATCCTTCTCTAATAAATATTTGAAGAGTTTAACAGTAGCCATTGCATCCCCCGAAGCACGATGTCGCTGACTTACGGGAATGCCCAAAGAACGAGTCAGTTTACCTAAGCTATAAGACTCTTTTTCAGGAAGTAATTGCTGCGAGAGTTCCACAGTGCATAAAGTTTCTCGCTTAAAATCATAACCTAACCTACGAAATTCCGTTTGCAAAATACGATAATCAAAACTTGCGTTATGAGCTACCAACGTGCATCCTTCGGTAATTTCAACAATGCGTTTGGCTACTTCAAAAAATTTAGGCGCATTACGCAGCATTTGATTGTTAATCCCTGTAAGTTTTACCACAAAGGGCTGTATTTCACGTTCGGGATTTATCAACGATATAAACTGATCTGTAACCTGATGACCATCAAATTGATATATAGCAATTTCGGTAATTCCTTCCTGATTATATTGCCCTCCAGTGGTTTCTATGTCAAGTATTGCGTACAATGATATGGGTTTTAATTAGGGTATAAAAATAACAAAAGCTATCCAATTTACTGAATAGCTTTCGTATAATTTTTCAAAAAGAGGATTAACCGCGAATTTCTTTAATTCTTGCTTTTTTACCTCTTAAACCTCGGAAGTAATAGATTCGAGCACGTCTTACTTTACCTCGTTTGTTTACTTCAATTTTTTGAAGAGCAGGCATATTAAAAGGGAAAATACGCTCTACCCCAACAGTTCCTGACATCTTACGAATAGTAAATGTCTCAGTAGCACCACTACCTTTGCGCTGAATTACAACGCCTTTGAAAAACTGTGTACGTTTTTTGTCTCCCTCTTTAATCTCGTAATAAACCGTAATGGTATCACCTGATGAAAATTCAGGAAAATCTTTCTTTTCTACAAAATTGTCTTGTACGTACTTTAATAAAGGTTCCATAAAAAATTAAAAATAATTAAAACAAATCTTCAAGCAACATATCACGTCCTTCGCCAGAGGTTACTCAAAGCAGGGGCAAATTTACGCATATTTATCGAATAGACAAACTTCTAACTAAAATTTATCAACAAATTTCACTTGTGTCAAATAGGTGAAATTCAGCTGAAAAATGACTTTCTACTAAGATTTACATATTTAATTCCACCGCATTACCGTGTCCTCGGTAGAGTAAAAGTTCTCCTTCTAAATGCACCTCAAGTACGGTAGCATAAGGGTCAAGAGATTGGTCAGCAGGAACGGATATTCGTAAAATACCTGGAATATTATTCCAAGCCGCACCTCCATTCCTCTCGAAAGAAAGTTCTTGTTCAGCCCCTAACACCTTGATTGACTTCACTTTATTTTGTATTCCTTTAAGTAAAATATAATTTTTAGGATTATCAAACAAGCAGAGGTAAATTTTGGTTTTATCTTTACTAAGTAATGTAGGTCCAAAAAAGTGCCCATAAGGTAAACCTGCCTGAGTGTCAAAAACTGCTGTTTTATGCTTTGATATCCAATTGCCTAAGGCTTCTAAGCGCAGTACTTGTTCTTGAGGAATTGTGCCATCGGGTTTCGGACCAACATTCAACAATAAATTCCCCCCAGAGCCAATTACCTCGACAAAAGTTCGAATAATTTGAGCTATAGGTTTGTAATTGTTATCCGTTGGAAAATATCCCCAATTATCGTTCATCGTCATACAAAACTCCCAAGCACCTTCGGGGCGAACCACAGGCACTCCTTGTTCGGGGGTTTTATAATCACCATACTGGTTCAATCGAGAATTTACAACCGTTTGAGGATTCCAGAAGAGTAATTTTTCCTTTATTTCTTTTGATTTCCATTCCTCCGGCTTATGTTCCCAATCGCCATCGAACCACCACAAATCGGGCTTAAATTGGCTCAATTCTTCCAATTGATTAAAATTAAATGCGGTAAAACGCTCCCAAGGCGTCATTTTTTGTTGTCCTTTTTGAGGATATAACTTACGGACATCACTTCGCTGAAAAGTAACAGGCTGATAATCCGGATGCGACCAATCGCACAAAGAATAGTAAAGCCCCAATTTCATATTTTTTTTACGAACAGCCTCTACAAATGGTGTGAGTACATCTTTACGTGCCGAAGCGTGTTTTACTGTGCTTAAATTACTATACTTTGTATTCCAAAGCGCAACGCCATCGTGGTGCTTGGTGGTCAAAACCACGTATTTGGCTCCTACCCTCTCAAACAAATCAAGCCATTGGTCAGGATTGTAATTTGAAGCGGTAAATTTTTGACCTTGTTTTAAATAATCCGTATGCGAAATGCGTTTGTGATACATCGACCACGACTCGGTAATACCATTCACACCATAATACCCCCAGTGGATAAAAATTCCTAATTTGGCATCTGTAAACCAAGCTTTAAGTCGT
This genomic window from Capnocytophaga canimorsus contains:
- a CDS encoding exonuclease domain-containing protein — translated: MYAILDIETTGGQYNQEGITEIAIYQFDGHQVTDQFISLINPEREIQPFVVKLTGINNQMLRNAPKFFEVAKRIVEITEGCTLVAHNASFDYRILQTEFRRLGYDFKRETLCTVELSQQLLPEKESYSLGKLTRSLGIPVSQRHRASGDAMATVKLFKYLLEKDSGKNIITQWVKNLKNDELPIRLIKIVEELPERVGVYYVHNKSGSIVYVGKDKNIKRRVNQHFTSSAKRDVLLQKNVHTITYEETGTELIARLKHAQEVAKIKPKYNRKKTTKALQYVLRAFRNANDYLCFSVDMLRAQYEFITTFDNLFQAQNFLYKITEEFELCPKLTSISQAKEGCYNASIGKCKGACMNLEPAESYNTRAYSVIEKYGFTNQTMALIDKGRFVDEKSIILIENGKIKGYGFINLNYQLSHLDIVNNLITPLSDSLENRHIIQSHMRKIRNLQIKNYTNQIKK
- the rplS gene encoding 50S ribosomal protein L19, with product MEPLLKYVQDNFVEKKDFPEFSSGDTITVYYEIKEGDKKRTQFFKGVVIQRKGSGATETFTIRKMSGTVGVERIFPFNMPALQKIEVNKRGKVRRARIYYFRGLRGKKARIKEIRG
- a CDS encoding alpha-L-fucosidase — protein: MIKRTILLMLSIFSLNLFAQTENTTEQRLKAWFTDAKLGIFIHWGYYGVNGITESWSMYHKRISHTDYLKQGQKFTASNYNPDQWLDLFERVGAKYVVLTTKHHDGVALWNTKYSNLSTVKHASARKDVLTPFVEAVRKKNMKLGLYYSLCDWSHPDYQPVTFQRSDVRKLYPQKGQQKMTPWERFTAFNFNQLEELSQFKPDLWWFDGDWEHKPEEWKSKEIKEKLLFWNPQTVVNSRLNQYGDYKTPEQGVPVVRPEGAWEFCMTMNDNWGYFPTDNNYKPIAQIIRTFVEVIGSGGNLLLNVGPKPDGTIPQEQVLRLEALGNWISKHKTAVFDTQAGLPYGHFFGPTLLSKDKTKIYLCLFDNPKNYILLKGIQNKVKSIKVLGAEQELSFERNGGAAWNNIPGILRISVPADQSLDPYATVLEVHLEGELLLYRGHGNAVELNM